The Anaerolineae bacterium genome window below encodes:
- the cysE gene encoding serine O-acetyltransferase, which yields MSFLHRMREDIETVFDRDPAAVSLLEVLLTYPGLHALWLHRVAHRLWEWKVPIVPRLLSHLSRFLTGVEIHPGATIGRRFFIDHGMGVVIGETTEIGSDVTLYQGVTLGGTGKDRSKRHPTLGDGVLVGAGAVVLGPVTIGQGARIGAGAVVLRDAPPHSTVVGVPGRVIAYSQTDEACRDRPSSPESHNLGGIEQRIGELTARVERLEASLGELSGQPLGLVGKRG from the coding sequence ATGAGCTTCCTTCACCGGATGCGAGAAGACATCGAGACAGTGTTCGATCGCGACCCGGCGGCCGTGAGCCTGCTGGAGGTCCTGCTCACCTACCCCGGCCTTCACGCCCTTTGGCTCCACCGCGTGGCCCACCGCCTCTGGGAGTGGAAGGTGCCGATAGTACCGCGGCTGCTCTCCCATCTGTCGCGGTTCCTCACCGGCGTGGAAATCCACCCTGGGGCCACCATCGGCAGGCGGTTCTTCATAGACCACGGCATGGGTGTGGTCATCGGGGAGACAACCGAGATAGGTAGCGACGTGACTCTCTACCAGGGCGTGACCCTGGGAGGAACGGGCAAGGACCGGAGTAAGCGCCACCCCACCCTGGGCGATGGCGTGCTCGTGGGAGCAGGTGCCGTAGTGCTCGGTCCCGTCACCATCGGCCAAGGCGCCAGGATAGGTGCTGGAGCGGTGGTGCTCCGAGATGCGCCACCCCACAGCACCGTTGTGGGGGTGCCGGGACGTGTGATAGCCTACTCCCAGACCGACGAAGCCTGTAGAGACCGGCCGTCGAGCCCCGAGAGCCACAACCTTGGGGGAATCGAGCAGAGGATCGGAGAGCTGACGGCTCGCGTGGAGCGCCTCGAGGCGAGCCTAGGCGAGCTCTCGGGCCAGCCACTTGGCCTGGTCGGCAAGCGAGGATGA
- a CDS encoding sugar ABC transporter permease, with protein sequence MIASLYISFTKWEIVTPSVWVGLANYARLIRDDRFFLSLYNTAFYVFLGVPLHLFLALLAALAVNLDLRGIRIFRTLYYVPSITPAVANSILWLWIFHPQWGLANGLLQSVGLKGLYWLQDPKLAKPSFIIMSFWTIGGQMVILLAGLKGIPQSFYEAAQIDGANTRQRFWKITLPLLTPALFFNLIMAIIGAFQVFTQAYIMTEGGPNYATLFYVLYLYRMAFENFRMGYASAMAWVLFTIILLFTLLQFRISDRWVFYESSLRA encoded by the coding sequence ATGATCGCCTCGCTATACATCTCCTTCACCAAGTGGGAGATCGTCACCCCGTCGGTGTGGGTCGGGTTGGCGAACTACGCCAGGCTGATCCGCGACGACCGTTTCTTCCTATCTCTGTACAACACGGCCTTCTACGTGTTCCTCGGCGTGCCTCTGCACCTGTTCCTGGCCCTGCTGGCGGCGCTCGCGGTGAACCTAGACTTGCGCGGCATACGCATCTTCCGCACTTTGTATTACGTGCCCTCCATCACCCCTGCAGTCGCCAACTCCATCCTGTGGTTGTGGATCTTCCATCCGCAGTGGGGTCTGGCCAACGGTCTGTTGCAAAGCGTCGGCCTCAAGGGGCTCTACTGGCTCCAGGATCCTAAGCTGGCCAAGCCTTCATTCATCATCATGAGCTTCTGGACCATCGGGGGCCAGATGGTCATTCTGCTTGCCGGCCTAAAGGGCATCCCCCAGAGCTTCTACGAGGCAGCCCAGATAGACGGGGCCAACACGCGCCAGCGGTTCTGGAAGATAACCTTGCCTCTGCTTACTCCTGCTCTGTTCTTCAACCTGATCATGGCCATAATAGGCGCCTTCCAGGTCTTCACTCAGGCTTACATCATGACCGAGGGCGGACCGAACTACGCTACCCTCTTCTACGTGCTCTACCTGTACCGCATGGCCTTCGAGAACTTCCGGATGGGGTACGCCTCCGCCATGGCCTGGGTGCTATTCACCATCATCCTCCTCTTCACCCTGCTGCAGTTCCGCATCTCGGACCGATGGGTCTTCTATGAGAGCAGCTTGCGAGCGTAG
- a CDS encoding TRAM domain-containing protein has translation MAVQLVIRLLGMIAFGVLGWQFGIFLAGNSEDALPDVLALALLSSGFGVVITPWLTIRPYRWLRDTLRSMPAEELVSAIIGLITGLILASLLSIPLSLLPSPLREGITLAETFTLCYAGVAVMLMRRRELSRLIRYGRPRPGADEPERETSGNGRDQSVLLDTSAIIDGRIADITRTGFIFGTIVVPRFVLNELQRIADSPDPLRRNRGRRGLDMLSKLQKESVTPVRIVDYEVDGPESVDERLVTLAKQSRWPVITNDINLNRVAQLQGVTVLNINELANAVKTVLLPGETVRVRIIQEGKEPGQGVGYLDDGTMVVVENGRRHLNHTLEVVVTKVLQTAAGRMIFAQLP, from the coding sequence GTGGCAGTCCAGTTGGTCATCCGCCTCCTTGGGATGATAGCCTTCGGCGTGCTGGGCTGGCAGTTCGGCATCTTCCTCGCCGGCAATAGCGAAGACGCGCTCCCTGACGTTCTGGCACTGGCACTGCTATCATCAGGGTTCGGAGTGGTCATCACCCCCTGGCTCACCATTCGCCCGTACAGGTGGCTGCGCGATACCCTTCGCTCTATGCCGGCGGAAGAGCTCGTCTCTGCCATCATCGGCCTCATCACCGGCCTCATCCTGGCATCCCTGCTCTCGATCCCTTTGAGCCTGTTGCCATCTCCGCTACGCGAAGGCATTACCCTGGCGGAGACCTTCACCCTGTGCTACGCCGGCGTGGCCGTCATGCTCATGCGCCGGCGAGAGCTGAGTCGTCTCATCAGATACGGGCGTCCCCGGCCTGGTGCGGACGAGCCGGAGCGCGAGACATCGGGCAACGGCCGCGACCAGAGCGTCCTGCTCGATACAAGCGCCATCATCGACGGTCGCATCGCCGACATCACCCGCACCGGGTTCATCTTCGGCACCATCGTGGTCCCTCGCTTCGTCCTCAACGAGCTCCAGCGCATCGCCGACTCACCCGACCCCCTTCGCCGGAACCGCGGCCGCCGAGGACTCGACATGCTCAGCAAGCTGCAGAAGGAGTCAGTGACGCCTGTCCGCATCGTGGACTACGAGGTGGATGGGCCCGAGAGTGTGGACGAGCGGTTGGTCACGCTGGCCAAGCAAAGCCGTTGGCCGGTCATCACCAACGACATCAACCTCAACCGGGTGGCGCAGCTTCAGGGCGTCACCGTCCTCAACATCAACGAGCTGGCCAATGCGGTCAAGACGGTCCTGCTTCCGGGCGAGACGGTGAGGGTGCGAATCATCCAGGAAGGCAAGGAGCCCGGGCAAGGGGTCGGCTACCTGGATGACGGCACCATGGTGGTAGTGGAGAACGGCCGCCGGCATCTCAACCACACCCTAGAAGTGGTGGTCACCAAGGTCCTGCAGACGGCTGCCGGCAGGATGATCTTCGCCCAGTTGCCCTGA
- a CDS encoding cysteine--tRNA ligase, with protein MALEVFNTMGRRKEVFQPLREGFVGIYVCGPTVYDHAHIGHAKSYVSFDVIVRYLRHLGYRVRYVQNITDVGHLTDDADEGEDKIVRRAAAERVEPMELVETYVRSYFEDMDALGNARPDISPRASAHIPEQIELVQELLDRGYAYEVKGSVYFSVEKFPDYGKLSGRRIEDLMEGARVEVNPDKRNPLDFALWKKAEPGHILRWRSPWGWGFPGWHLECSAMGTKYLGQPFDIHGGGLENQFPHHESEIAQSEAARGVPLARYWLHNNMVTVGGQKMGKSLGNAIYLKDLFRRYDPLVVRYFILNSHYRSPLDFTDEALSAAERGLQRLHNGVRALRSALARAEDGSLAEGVRQIVDSTRSAFTAAMDDDFNTAAALAALFDLARAANGLLSQRSLSREELQALDAVFRELGGQVLGIVPDKLPEESGAGLEAELIRLLIELRQEFRADRQWDKADAIRDRLSALGVQLEDKPEGTTYRLVAAG; from the coding sequence ATGGCACTGGAAGTCTTCAATACTATGGGCCGCAGAAAGGAGGTGTTCCAGCCCCTGCGCGAGGGCTTCGTGGGCATCTACGTCTGCGGCCCAACGGTGTACGACCACGCCCACATCGGGCACGCCAAATCCTACGTCTCCTTCGACGTCATAGTGCGGTACCTGAGGCATCTCGGGTATCGGGTACGTTACGTGCAGAACATCACCGACGTGGGCCACCTCACCGACGACGCCGATGAGGGCGAGGACAAGATCGTGCGCCGGGCTGCCGCTGAGCGGGTCGAGCCCATGGAGCTGGTCGAGACCTACGTCCGAAGCTACTTCGAGGACATGGATGCCTTGGGGAACGCCCGCCCCGACATCTCGCCGCGGGCCAGCGCCCACATCCCCGAGCAGATAGAGCTGGTTCAGGAGTTGCTCGACCGGGGATACGCCTACGAGGTCAAGGGCTCGGTCTACTTCTCGGTGGAGAAGTTCCCTGACTACGGCAAGCTCTCCGGCCGGCGCATAGAGGATCTGATGGAAGGCGCCCGGGTGGAGGTCAACCCCGACAAGCGCAACCCTCTGGACTTCGCCCTGTGGAAGAAGGCAGAGCCGGGTCACATCCTGCGCTGGCGCAGCCCCTGGGGCTGGGGCTTCCCCGGCTGGCACCTGGAGTGCTCTGCCATGGGCACCAAGTACCTGGGCCAACCCTTCGACATCCACGGTGGTGGGCTAGAGAACCAGTTCCCCCACCACGAGTCCGAGATCGCCCAGAGCGAGGCAGCTCGCGGCGTTCCCTTGGCCCGCTACTGGCTGCACAACAACATGGTCACCGTGGGCGGACAGAAGATGGGCAAGTCCTTGGGCAACGCCATCTACCTCAAGGACCTGTTCCGTCGCTATGACCCGCTGGTGGTGCGCTACTTCATCCTCAACAGCCACTATCGCTCCCCCCTGGACTTCACGGACGAGGCCCTCTCCGCTGCCGAGCGCGGGCTGCAGCGCCTCCATAACGGCGTCCGCGCCCTTCGGAGTGCCCTCGCTCGCGCTGAGGACGGCTCGTTGGCCGAAGGGGTGCGCCAGATCGTGGACAGCACTCGCTCGGCTTTCACGGCGGCTATGGACGACGACTTCAATACCGCCGCTGCCCTGGCTGCCCTCTTCGACCTCGCCCGCGCCGCCAATGGCCTCCTATCCCAGCGTTCGCTGAGCCGAGAGGAGTTGCAGGCTCTCGATGCCGTGTTCCGCGAGCTCGGTGGGCAGGTGCTGGGCATCGTGCCCGACAAACTACCAGAGGAATCCGGTGCCGGCCTGGAGGCGGAGTTGATCCGGCTGCTCATAGAACTGCGCCAGGAGTTCCGGGCCGACCGGCAGTGGGACAAGGCCGACGCCATCCGCGACCGGCTGTCAGCCCTGGGAGTGCAGCTGGAAGACAAGCCGGAGGGGACCACCTACCGGCTCGTCGCCGCCGGATGA
- a CDS encoding dipeptide ABC transporter ATP-binding protein produces MAEAQSNGNSNRPILEVRNLRKHFPIVRGFMRRVTGYVKAVDGVTFSVPEAKTLGLVGESGCGKTTTGRCILRAVEPTSGEVIFHDQDLGPVDVARADKDTVRQLRRNMQMIFQDPYSSLNPRMTLLDIVGEPLVVNKVARGSELEDRVAELLRLVGLRPEYMRRYPHAFSGGQRQRIGIARALALNPQLIVCDEPVSALDVSIQAQTLNLLQDLQEQFSLSYLFIAHDLSVVEHVSDAVAVMYVGKLVETAETEELYANPLMPYTEALLSAVPRPDPRMEKNRIILEGEVPDPANPPSGCYFHPRCRYAQAICSQEEPALREVKPGHFAACHFAEELSLRGVAELTR; encoded by the coding sequence ATGGCTGAAGCACAGAGCAACGGCAACAGCAACAGGCCCATCTTGGAGGTGCGAAACCTCAGGAAACACTTTCCCATCGTCCGCGGGTTCATGCGCCGGGTGACCGGGTACGTCAAGGCCGTGGATGGCGTCACCTTCTCCGTCCCCGAGGCCAAGACCCTGGGCCTCGTGGGAGAGAGTGGCTGCGGCAAGACTACCACCGGACGCTGCATCCTCCGCGCCGTCGAGCCCACCAGCGGCGAGGTGATCTTCCACGATCAGGACCTGGGTCCGGTTGACGTGGCCCGGGCCGACAAGGACACCGTGCGTCAGTTGCGCCGCAACATGCAGATGATCTTCCAGGACCCGTACTCCTCCCTCAACCCCCGCATGACCCTCCTGGATATCGTGGGAGAGCCCCTCGTGGTCAACAAGGTGGCCAGGGGCTCTGAGCTCGAAGACCGAGTGGCTGAGCTGCTGCGGCTGGTCGGCCTTCGGCCGGAGTACATGCGTCGCTACCCGCACGCCTTCAGCGGCGGCCAGCGCCAGAGAATCGGGATCGCCCGCGCCCTGGCCCTCAACCCTCAGCTCATCGTGTGCGACGAGCCCGTGTCTGCCCTCGACGTGTCCATCCAGGCTCAGACGCTGAACCTCCTGCAGGACTTACAGGAGCAGTTCAGCCTGTCGTACCTGTTCATCGCGCACGACCTCAGCGTAGTAGAGCACGTTAGCGACGCCGTAGCTGTCATGTACGTCGGCAAGCTAGTGGAGACCGCTGAGACAGAGGAGCTTTACGCCAACCCCCTCATGCCTTATACCGAGGCACTCCTTTCCGCCGTGCCCCGGCCCGACCCAAGAATGGAGAAGAACCGGATCATCCTGGAAGGTGAGGTGCCCGACCCGGCTAACCCACCTAGCGGATGCTACTTCCATCCGCGGTGCCGCTACGCTCAGGCGATCTGCTCCCAGGAGGAGCCCGCTCTGCGCGAGGTCAAGCCGGGGCACTTCGCCGCCTGCCACTTCGCTGAGGAGCTTTCTCTACGAGGAGTGGCCGAGCTGACCAGGTAA
- a CDS encoding ABC transporter ATP-binding protein → MATAQQERDLLIEVNNLKTYFFLDEGTVRAIDGVQFDIKRGQTLGVVGESGCGKSVTGQSILRIVPSPGRIVEGSILFHRYTGGNGSSKTESVIDLTKLDPMGDEIRAIRGAEIALIFQEPMTSFSPVHTIGNQIMEAILLHQDVTKEEAREIAVDMLRHCGLPRADDVIDRYPWELSGGMRQRSMIAMALSCQPSLLIADEPTTALDVTTEAQILALMRGLQEEMGMAIMYITHNLGVIAEMAEEVIVMYLGKVVERASVDAVFHDPRHPYTRALLRSIPKIGRRSRQKLDTIRGMVPDPYNIPPGCTFHTRCPSYMPGVCDVTEPKMVDVGDGHLVSCLLYNGQ, encoded by the coding sequence ATGGCGACGGCACAGCAGGAGAGAGATCTGCTCATCGAGGTAAACAACCTCAAGACCTACTTCTTCCTAGATGAGGGGACCGTACGGGCGATCGACGGGGTGCAGTTCGACATCAAACGCGGCCAGACGCTCGGCGTGGTGGGTGAGAGCGGTTGCGGCAAGAGCGTGACTGGTCAGTCCATCCTCAGGATCGTGCCCAGCCCCGGACGGATCGTCGAAGGCAGCATCCTGTTCCACCGCTACACCGGCGGCAACGGCTCCAGCAAGACCGAGAGCGTCATAGATTTGACCAAGCTCGATCCTATGGGAGATGAGATTCGCGCCATTCGCGGCGCCGAGATCGCCCTCATCTTCCAGGAGCCCATGACCTCCTTCTCCCCGGTGCACACCATCGGCAACCAGATCATGGAGGCCATCCTCCTGCACCAAGACGTGACCAAGGAAGAGGCTAGGGAAATCGCGGTGGACATGCTGCGCCACTGCGGCCTTCCTCGTGCCGACGACGTCATCGACCGATACCCCTGGGAGCTCTCCGGCGGCATGCGCCAGCGCTCAATGATCGCTATGGCTCTCTCCTGCCAGCCTAGCCTGCTCATCGCGGACGAGCCCACCACCGCTCTGGACGTCACCACGGAAGCCCAGATTCTGGCGCTGATGCGGGGGCTCCAGGAAGAGATGGGGATGGCCATCATGTACATCACCCACAACCTCGGGGTGATCGCCGAGATGGCGGAGGAAGTGATCGTCATGTATCTGGGCAAAGTGGTGGAGCGGGCCAGCGTGGACGCCGTGTTTCACGATCCCAGACACCCGTACACTCGCGCCCTGCTGCGCTCGATCCCCAAGATTGGGCGGCGCAGCCGCCAGAAACTGGATACCATCAGGGGGATGGTGCCCGACCCGTACAACATTCCGCCGGGATGCACCTTCCACACCCGCTGCCCCAGCTACATGCCGGGCGTGTGCGACGTAACCGAGCCGAAGATGGTAGATGTGGGCGACGGACACCTCGTCAGCTGCCTGCTGTACAACGGCCAGTAA
- the rlmB gene encoding 23S rRNA (guanosine(2251)-2'-O)-methyltransferase RlmB, with protein sequence MTELLYGRQCVREALIAGRRRVHRVLLADGLKPAPILNDILNAAEELGIPLNRVPRQDLARLAEGHQGVVAEASGFPYADFEVELDSVRRRRDGMVLALDLLQDPQNFGSLLRSAEAAGVDLVLVQERRQVGVTPAVSHASAGAAEHLNVAAVVNLRRALQQLQQAGFFVYGLEPSPTSRPYYTADLTGRVSLVVGSEGQGLRRLTRETCDELLEIPMRGRVASLNAAVAGSIVLFEALRQRTAAAP encoded by the coding sequence ATGACCGAGCTTCTCTACGGCCGCCAGTGCGTCCGCGAAGCTCTCATCGCCGGGAGGCGGCGAGTTCATCGCGTCCTCCTCGCGGACGGCCTCAAGCCGGCTCCCATTCTCAACGACATACTCAATGCGGCGGAGGAGCTAGGGATACCCCTGAACCGGGTGCCCCGCCAGGACCTCGCCCGCCTGGCCGAGGGGCACCAAGGCGTAGTAGCCGAGGCAAGCGGGTTCCCCTACGCCGACTTCGAGGTGGAGTTGGACTCCGTGCGCCGCCGCCGAGACGGCATGGTCCTGGCTCTGGACCTGCTCCAGGATCCTCAGAACTTCGGCTCGCTCCTGCGCTCGGCCGAGGCCGCCGGAGTGGACCTAGTGCTGGTCCAGGAGCGGCGGCAGGTGGGAGTGACCCCTGCCGTCAGCCACGCCTCGGCCGGTGCTGCGGAACACCTGAACGTGGCCGCAGTGGTGAACCTCCGGCGAGCCCTGCAGCAACTGCAGCAGGCAGGGTTCTTCGTCTACGGGCTAGAGCCGAGCCCCACCAGCCGGCCCTACTACACGGCCGATCTCACCGGACGAGTGTCCCTGGTAGTGGGGAGCGAGGGCCAGGGGCTACGTCGCCTCACCCGGGAGACCTGCGACGAGCTCCTCGAGATTCCCATGCGAGGCAGGGTGGCTAGCCTCAACGCCGCAGTGGCGGGCTCCATCGTCCTGTTTGAGGCGCTGAGGCAGAGAACCGCGGCCGCCCCCTAG
- a CDS encoding DUF1343 domain-containing protein, with protein sequence MDVKTGIEVLRDEGYRRLKGRRVGLMTNQSAVDRQLRGTLQLMWADRAVDLVALFAPEHGLSAAAPDAAGVVTGKDRLTGLPVHSLYGETYRPTADMLDGLDAIVCDVQDVGVRYYTYPSTISYIMEAAGEHGVSVVILDRPNPLGGEEVWGPTLEPHLSSFVGRFPVPVQHGLTLGELSLMINATWNPHPAEVSVVPCEGWRRSMRWDDTGLAWAPASPALAHLSAVCQYPGSCLIEGTTLSEGRGTPLPFEVVGAPWLDGTLLAERLNEQGWPGVRFRAHSFLPTASKWNGQYCHGVQAHATDRQALRPLETWLGVIGTIRSLYPEPFAWLPPFQEGVEPSSQHFDRLIGSERTRKQIDAGASLDEITEGWDEFCRSFRQQGQPFLLYP encoded by the coding sequence ATGGACGTCAAGACCGGCATCGAGGTACTCCGGGACGAAGGCTACCGTCGGCTGAAGGGCCGGCGCGTGGGCCTGATGACTAACCAGAGCGCTGTAGACCGACAGCTCAGAGGCACCCTCCAGCTTATGTGGGCAGACCGTGCTGTGGACCTGGTCGCGCTCTTCGCGCCCGAACACGGACTGTCGGCTGCCGCCCCCGATGCAGCCGGCGTGGTTACCGGCAAGGACCGGCTCACCGGGCTGCCAGTCCATAGCCTATACGGCGAGACCTACCGCCCCACGGCCGACATGCTGGACGGCCTGGACGCCATCGTCTGCGACGTCCAGGACGTGGGCGTGCGCTACTACACCTATCCCTCGACCATCTCCTACATCATGGAGGCAGCCGGCGAACACGGAGTATCCGTGGTGATCCTCGATCGCCCCAATCCCCTGGGAGGGGAGGAAGTCTGGGGTCCGACTCTGGAGCCGCATCTGTCGTCATTCGTGGGGCGATTCCCAGTGCCGGTGCAGCATGGGCTGACCCTGGGCGAGCTTTCCCTCATGATCAACGCGACCTGGAACCCCCACCCCGCGGAAGTATCGGTGGTGCCCTGCGAGGGCTGGCGTCGCTCTATGCGCTGGGACGACACCGGGCTCGCCTGGGCGCCTGCTTCTCCCGCCCTGGCTCATCTCAGCGCTGTGTGCCAGTACCCCGGGTCCTGCCTCATCGAGGGCACAACCCTGTCCGAGGGTCGCGGCACCCCGCTGCCATTCGAGGTCGTCGGGGCTCCCTGGCTGGACGGAACGCTGCTGGCCGAGCGCCTGAATGAGCAGGGCTGGCCCGGGGTGCGATTCCGTGCCCATAGCTTCCTCCCTACCGCCAGCAAGTGGAACGGTCAGTACTGCCACGGCGTGCAGGCGCATGCCACCGACCGGCAGGCGCTGCGTCCACTGGAAACATGGCTGGGAGTCATCGGCACTATCCGCTCGCTCTATCCGGAGCCGTTCGCGTGGCTGCCCCCCTTCCAGGAAGGTGTGGAACCAAGCTCCCAGCACTTCGACCGTCTCATTGGCTCAGAGCGGACCCGCAAGCAGATTGACGCTGGCGCCTCGCTGGATGAGATCACCGAGGGCTGGGACGAGTTCTGCCGCTCATTCCGCCAGCAGGGGCAGCCCTTCCTGCTGTACCCGTGA
- a CDS encoding carbohydrate ABC transporter permease, with protein sequence MVTKGNASLETTQLARPIVDWGLAAKRIRRALRAAFWYAVLSFFAVVLAMPLAWLVSTSLKTGAQTFVMPPKWIPEPIVWDNYSAAFRAVPFHRYFWNTIQIVVFATLGTLVTASMAAFAFARLRFPGRSFLFGLVLSTIMLPNVITLIPTFIVFRALKWINTLLPLIVPSWLGGGAFNIFLIRQFFMTLPYDLDESARIDGASNFRIYSSILLPLSKPVVATVAIFSFIHHWNDFFLPLIYLQDTKKWTMAIGLQGFKDLYSTSWNLMMAASTAMILPLLVLFFLAQHYFVGGIHLTGIAGR encoded by the coding sequence ATGGTCACCAAGGGCAACGCGAGCCTAGAGACGACCCAACTGGCGAGACCCATTGTTGACTGGGGCCTAGCAGCCAAGCGGATCCGCCGGGCGCTGCGGGCCGCCTTCTGGTACGCGGTGCTCAGCTTCTTCGCCGTGGTGCTGGCCATGCCGCTTGCCTGGCTCGTTTCCACTTCCCTGAAGACGGGAGCGCAGACGTTCGTCATGCCTCCCAAGTGGATACCGGAGCCCATTGTCTGGGATAACTACTCGGCCGCCTTCCGGGCAGTCCCGTTTCACCGCTACTTCTGGAATACCATCCAGATCGTGGTGTTCGCCACCCTGGGCACTCTCGTCACAGCGTCTATGGCCGCGTTCGCCTTCGCCAGGCTGCGGTTCCCCGGGCGCAGCTTCCTCTTCGGGCTGGTACTCTCAACCATCATGCTCCCCAACGTCATCACCCTGATTCCCACCTTCATCGTCTTCCGCGCCTTGAAGTGGATCAACACTCTCCTGCCGCTCATCGTCCCCTCGTGGCTAGGCGGCGGCGCTTTCAACATCTTCCTGATTCGCCAGTTCTTCATGACTCTCCCCTACGATCTGGACGAGTCGGCCCGCATAGACGGGGCGAGCAACTTCCGCATCTACTCCAGCATCCTCCTGCCCCTCTCCAAGCCAGTCGTAGCCACCGTGGCCATCTTCTCCTTCATCCATCACTGGAACGACTTCTTCCTGCCCCTGATCTATCTGCAAGACACGAAGAAGTGGACCATGGCCATCGGTCTACAAGGTTTCAAGGACCTCTACTCCACCAGCTGGAACCTAATGATGGCCGCTTCGACGGCGATGATCCTGCCTCTGCTGGTGCTCTTTTTCCTGGCCCAGCACTACTTCGTGGGCGGCATCCATCTCACCGGGATCGCCGGGAGGTAG